The following are from one region of the Streptomyces rubrogriseus genome:
- the nrtL gene encoding ArgS-related anticodon-binding protein NrtL — protein sequence MTPVELSRTVLHAVRRAVDAGELSVAVPTRAVVAPPGPGGCGDYATSIALQLARPAGQTPFRVAEVLRPYLVGTDGITDVVLTGPGFLNISLDRAASAAGVVGEILRRGDRYGYADRPDRRVVQLHCPHDLRAVVVAEASARLLRSQGALVRVSAEGFEDAWTSVLGVTVDAVGVAPAELPVNVRPVPAHGSADPMSLGRDAGRWALLHPAAHDRPRGGDQYLVQRESNPLFRVRYAHARARATARNAADLGFYAAPGPVAERDLLAALADHPRVLAAAADHRAPDRLARHLVAVADAALPFLPTVLPRGGEKPSAAHRARLALAEAVGAVLAGGLALLGIDAPEHL from the coding sequence GTGACACCCGTAGAGCTCTCCCGCACCGTGCTGCACGCGGTGCGTCGCGCCGTCGACGCGGGGGAGCTGAGCGTGGCCGTGCCGACGCGTGCCGTGGTCGCGCCGCCGGGACCCGGCGGGTGCGGGGACTACGCCACCAGCATCGCCCTCCAGCTGGCCCGCCCGGCCGGGCAGACGCCGTTCCGGGTCGCCGAGGTGTTGCGGCCCTACCTGGTCGGAACAGACGGGATCACCGACGTCGTCCTCACCGGGCCGGGGTTCCTCAACATCAGTCTCGACCGTGCCGCCTCCGCCGCCGGAGTCGTCGGCGAGATCCTGCGCCGCGGGGACCGGTACGGGTACGCCGACCGACCGGACCGGCGCGTCGTGCAGCTCCACTGCCCCCACGACCTGCGTGCCGTCGTCGTTGCCGAGGCGTCCGCACGGCTGCTCCGCTCCCAGGGGGCCCTCGTCCGCGTGAGCGCCGAGGGGTTCGAGGACGCCTGGACCTCGGTCCTCGGGGTGACGGTGGACGCCGTCGGGGTCGCCCCCGCCGAGCTGCCCGTCAACGTCCGGCCCGTCCCCGCCCACGGGTCCGCCGACCCGATGTCCCTCGGGCGCGACGCCGGACGCTGGGCCCTGCTCCACCCCGCGGCCCACGACCGGCCCCGGGGCGGCGACCAGTACCTCGTCCAGCGTGAGAGCAACCCCCTCTTCCGCGTGCGGTACGCCCACGCCCGTGCCCGGGCCACCGCCCGGAACGCCGCCGATCTCGGGTTCTACGCAGCCCCCGGCCCCGTCGCCGAGCGCGACCTCCTCGCCGCCCTCGCCGACCACCCCCGCGTCCTCGCCGCCGCCGCGGACCACCGCGCCCCCGACCGGCTCGCCCGGCATCTCGTCGCCGTCGCCGACGCGGCGCTGCCGTTCCTGCCCACCGTGCTGCCGCGCGGCGGGGAGAAACCCTCGGCCGCCCACCGCGCCCGGCTGGCCCTCGCCGAAGCCGTCGGGGCGGTGCTGGCCGGCGGCCTGGCCCTGCTCGGCATCGACGCACCCGAACACCTCTGA
- a CDS encoding response regulator: MPRPSGRILVVDDNKVIRQLIRVNLELEGFEVVTAGDGAECLEVVHQVRPDAVTLDVVMPRLDGLRTAARLRADPRTRDLPIAIVSACTQYEVDAGFAAGADAFLSKPFEPAELVGLVRQLVERKGSGSPVVSGASGSSGPGAGASPPRVRGLAGESGASAQA, translated from the coding sequence GTGCCTAGGCCGTCCGGCCGGATTCTTGTCGTCGACGACAACAAGGTCATCCGGCAGCTGATCAGGGTCAACCTCGAGCTGGAGGGCTTCGAGGTCGTGACCGCGGGCGATGGTGCCGAGTGTCTGGAAGTCGTTCATCAGGTGCGGCCCGACGCCGTGACGCTGGACGTGGTCATGCCTCGGCTGGACGGGCTCAGGACCGCCGCCCGGCTGCGTGCCGATCCGCGTACCCGGGACCTTCCGATCGCCATCGTCAGTGCCTGTACGCAGTACGAGGTCGACGCCGGGTTCGCCGCGGGGGCCGACGCCTTTCTGTCGAAGCCCTTCGAGCCCGCCGAGCTGGTCGGTCTGGTGCGGCAGTTGGTGGAGCGGAAGGGAAGTGGGTCCCCCGTCGTCAGCGGGGCGTCCGGGTCGTCGGGTCCGGGAGCCGGGGCCTCGCCGCCGCGGGTGCGTGGGCTCGCCGGGGAGAGTGGGGCGTCCGCGCAGGCGTGA
- a CDS encoding helix-turn-helix transcriptional regulator encodes MARDVRTKATELLTVRQVLDELGGISRRTFYRWRELRLAPACIRLPNGELRVRRDVLNDWLEERAEGVAS; translated from the coding sequence ATGGCGCGTGACGTCCGAACGAAGGCGACCGAGCTGCTCACCGTGCGGCAGGTCCTCGACGAACTGGGCGGCATCTCGCGCCGCACCTTCTACCGCTGGCGGGAACTGCGGCTCGCACCGGCCTGCATCCGCCTCCCGAATGGAGAACTCAGGGTCCGGCGCGACGTGCTCAACGACTGGTTGGAGGAGCGTGCGGAGGGGGTGGCCTCGTGA